In the genome of Segatella copri, one region contains:
- the ilvB gene encoding biosynthetic-type acetolactate synthase large subunit: protein MAKEVITGAEALMRSLHNEGVKTIFGYPGGSIMPVFDALYGYTRGEKKMFDHILVRHEQAAAHAAQGYARVSGEVGVTLVTSGPGATNTLTGIADAMMDSTPIVVIAGQVGVGALGTDAFQEVDLVGVTQPISKWAYQIRRPEDVAWAVSRAFYIARSGRPGPVVLDFTKNAQIATCEWEPVKCEKVTSYNPYPKIDEKAVAEAAELINQAKKPFALVGHGVELGGAHNELLEFLEKADIPAGRTLLGLSALPSNHPLNMGMLGMHGSYATNMKTQECDVLIAIGMRFSDRITGIPSKYAKQAKIIHLDIDKSEIDKVIKTDVAVIGDCKQSLPAITRLLDKNVHREWRDSFEEYRQQEQEKVIEKDIHPTEGPLLMGEVTNVVTEATHNEAVLVNDVGQNQMISSRYFKFTKKLSIVTSGGFGTMGFGLPAAIGATFGAPDRTICCFFGDGGFQMNIQELGTIMEQQAPVKMILLNNNYLGNVRQWQDLMFEGRRSFTHMLNPRYEEIAKAYGIPYDVVIDRKDLKEKVEKMISTKGPYLLECAIKEDEDIVPMTLPGKSVDEMQLELHY from the coding sequence ATGGCAAAAGAAGTAATAACAGGAGCTGAAGCATTGATGCGCTCGCTGCATAACGAAGGGGTAAAGACCATCTTCGGTTATCCGGGCGGTAGCATCATGCCAGTGTTTGATGCGCTGTATGGTTACACGAGAGGAGAGAAGAAGATGTTCGATCACATCTTGGTTCGTCACGAGCAGGCTGCTGCTCACGCTGCACAGGGATATGCCCGAGTCAGCGGCGAAGTGGGTGTGACTCTCGTGACTAGTGGTCCTGGAGCTACCAATACGCTCACCGGTATTGCTGATGCCATGATGGATTCTACGCCTATCGTGGTTATCGCCGGACAGGTGGGTGTGGGTGCTTTGGGTACTGATGCCTTCCAGGAGGTTGACCTGGTGGGCGTTACCCAGCCTATCTCTAAGTGGGCTTATCAGATTCGCCGTCCTGAGGATGTAGCGTGGGCTGTGAGCCGGGCGTTCTATATCGCTCGTAGCGGTCGACCGGGTCCGGTGGTACTCGACTTCACCAAGAATGCCCAGATTGCAACTTGCGAGTGGGAACCAGTGAAATGCGAGAAGGTTACATCTTACAATCCATATCCTAAGATTGATGAGAAGGCTGTGGCTGAGGCTGCAGAACTCATCAATCAGGCAAAGAAGCCTTTTGCCCTCGTGGGGCATGGTGTAGAGCTGGGAGGTGCCCATAATGAATTGTTGGAATTCCTGGAGAAGGCAGACATCCCGGCAGGTCGCACCCTGCTCGGTCTTTCTGCTCTTCCTAGCAATCACCCTCTCAACATGGGTATGCTCGGTATGCATGGTTCCTATGCTACCAATATGAAGACCCAGGAGTGCGATGTGCTCATCGCCATCGGTATGCGCTTCAGCGACCGTATCACGGGTATTCCTTCTAAATACGCCAAGCAGGCTAAGATTATCCATCTTGATATCGACAAGTCGGAAATCGATAAGGTTATCAAGACAGATGTGGCTGTGATTGGCGATTGCAAGCAGTCGCTGCCAGCCATTACCCGTCTTCTGGACAAGAATGTTCACCGCGAATGGAGAGATTCCTTCGAGGAATATCGCCAGCAGGAGCAGGAGAAGGTGATAGAAAAGGATATCCATCCTACAGAAGGACCTCTGCTCATGGGCGAGGTGACCAATGTGGTGACAGAAGCTACTCATAATGAGGCGGTTCTCGTGAACGATGTAGGTCAGAACCAGATGATCAGTAGCCGCTACTTCAAGTTTACCAAGAAGTTGAGCATCGTGACCAGTGGTGGTTTCGGAACCATGGGCTTCGGTCTTCCTGCAGCTATCGGTGCTACCTTCGGTGCTCCAGACAGAACTATCTGCTGTTTCTTCGGTGATGGCGGATTCCAGATGAACATCCAGGAGTTGGGTACCATCATGGAGCAGCAGGCACCGGTGAAGATGATTCTCTTGAACAACAACTATCTGGGTAATGTGCGCCAGTGGCAGGATCTGATGTTCGAGGGACGTCGCTCTTTCACCCATATGCTGAACCCACGCTATGAGGAAATCGCCAAGGCTTATGGCATCCCATACGATGTGGTTATCGACCGCAAGGACTTGAAGGAGAAGGTAGAGAAGATGATAAGCACCAAGGGACCATATCTTCTGGAGTGCGCCATCAAGGAAGACGAGGACATCGTTCCGATGACCCTGCCTGGAAAGAGTGTGGATGAAATGCAGCTTGAGCTTCACTATTAA
- the ilvN gene encoding acetolactate synthase small subunit, with product MENNNEKKLYTLLVYSENIAGILNQITTVFTRRQVNIESLNVSASSIKNIHKYTITVWSDAEQIEKINKAIEKKIDVVKSDYYTDDQIFIHEVALFKISTPVLLENPEVSRTIRKHDARMMEVNPTYSTVLLAGLTEDIADLFHKLNSFDCLLQYTRSGRIAVTRSFDEPVSDYVKQNSEG from the coding sequence ATGGAGAATAACAACGAAAAGAAATTATATACGTTGCTTGTCTATTCTGAGAATATCGCGGGTATTCTGAATCAGATTACAACTGTGTTCACTCGCAGACAGGTTAACATCGAGAGCTTGAATGTATCGGCTAGTAGCATCAAGAACATCCATAAATACACGATTACTGTGTGGAGCGACGCTGAGCAGATAGAGAAAATCAACAAGGCGATTGAAAAGAAGATTGATGTGGTGAAGAGTGATTACTACACCGACGATCAGATTTTCATTCACGAGGTGGCACTCTTTAAGATTTCTACCCCTGTCTTGTTGGAAAATCCAGAGGTATCCCGCACCATCCGCAAGCACGATGCTCGCATGATGGAGGTGAATCCTACCTATAGCACCGTGCTTTTGGCAGGACTTACCGAGGATATCGCCGACCTTTTCCATAAGCTGAATAGTTTCGACTGTCTCCTGCAATATACCCGAAGTGGACGAATTGCCGTAACCCGAAGCTTCGACGAGCCGGTTTCCGACTATGTGAAGCAGAATTCAGAAGGATAA
- the ilvD gene encoding dihydroxy-acid dehydratase — MKHPLRSSVCTEGRRMAGARALWVAAGMKHEQFGKPIIAIVNSFTQFVPGHTHLHEIGQIVKKEIEAMGCYAAEFNTIAVDDGIAMGHDGMLYSLPSRDIIADSVEYMVNAHKADAMICISNCDKVTPGMLMASMRLNIPTVFCSGGPMEAGRWKGENADLITAMIKGADTSISDEEMEQIEKCACPGCGSCSGMFTANSMNSLTEAIGLSLPGNGTILATHKNRIELFKEAARQVVKNAYAYYQDGDESVLPRNIATRDAFLNAMTLDIAMGGSTNTVLHLLAVAQEAGADFKMEDIDALSRKVPCLCKLSPNTQKYSVQECNRAGGILGILNELNKGGLINGNVMRVDGHTLAEQMKKYDITGASIDPEADRIYHSAPGRKFSTQMGSQDAQWESLDTDRENGCIRDLEHAYTKDGGLAVLFGNIAQNGCVVKTAGVDPVLWHFEGPAVCFDSQEDACEGILGGKVNSGDCVVITHEGPKGGPGMQEMLYPTSYIKSRHLGKECALITDGRFSGGTSGLSIGHISPEAAAGGNIGKIKDGDIIVIDIPSRSINVKLSDEELAARPQQPLKRNRVVSKALRAYAQSVSSADKGGVRIID, encoded by the coding sequence ATGAAACATCCATTAAGAAGTAGCGTCTGTACTGAAGGCAGAAGAATGGCAGGTGCCCGTGCACTCTGGGTAGCTGCAGGTATGAAACATGAGCAGTTTGGCAAGCCAATCATCGCTATCGTGAACAGCTTTACACAGTTTGTTCCAGGTCATACTCATCTTCACGAGATTGGTCAGATTGTCAAGAAGGAAATTGAGGCTATGGGTTGCTATGCAGCCGAGTTTAATACCATCGCTGTGGATGATGGTATCGCTATGGGCCACGACGGAATGCTCTATTCTTTGCCAAGCCGTGATATCATCGCTGATTCTGTGGAATATATGGTCAATGCTCACAAGGCGGATGCCATGATCTGCATCTCCAACTGTGACAAGGTGACTCCAGGTATGCTCATGGCATCTATGCGCCTGAATATCCCTACCGTGTTCTGCTCTGGTGGTCCGATGGAGGCTGGCCGCTGGAAAGGCGAGAATGCCGACTTGATTACCGCAATGATCAAGGGTGCTGATACCAGCATTTCTGACGAGGAGATGGAGCAGATTGAAAAGTGTGCCTGCCCTGGTTGCGGAAGCTGCTCGGGTATGTTCACAGCCAACTCCATGAACTCTCTTACCGAGGCTATCGGTTTGAGTCTTCCGGGAAACGGAACCATTCTTGCTACCCATAAGAACCGCATCGAACTCTTCAAGGAGGCTGCCCGACAGGTGGTTAAGAATGCATACGCATACTATCAGGATGGTGACGAGAGCGTTTTGCCACGCAATATCGCTACCCGTGACGCCTTCCTCAACGCTATGACCCTTGATATCGCCATGGGCGGTAGCACCAACACCGTGCTCCACCTGTTGGCTGTGGCTCAGGAAGCTGGTGCCGACTTCAAGATGGAAGACATCGATGCTTTGAGCCGCAAGGTGCCTTGCCTCTGCAAGCTCTCTCCTAATACTCAGAAGTATAGCGTGCAGGAGTGCAATCGTGCCGGTGGTATCCTGGGCATCTTGAACGAGTTGAACAAGGGTGGTCTTATCAATGGCAACGTGATGCGTGTGGATGGTCATACCCTTGCAGAACAGATGAAGAAATATGATATCACAGGTGCTAGCATCGACCCAGAGGCTGACAGAATCTATCATTCTGCCCCTGGCAGAAAGTTCTCTACCCAGATGGGTAGCCAGGATGCACAGTGGGAGAGCCTCGATACAGACAGAGAAAATGGTTGTATCCGCGACTTGGAGCATGCTTACACCAAGGATGGCGGTTTGGCAGTGCTCTTCGGTAACATCGCCCAGAATGGTTGCGTTGTGAAGACTGCCGGTGTTGACCCAGTGCTTTGGCACTTCGAGGGTCCTGCCGTATGCTTCGACTCTCAGGAGGATGCCTGCGAGGGAATCTTGGGGGGCAAGGTGAATTCTGGCGATTGCGTAGTGATTACTCACGAAGGTCCTAAGGGCGGTCCTGGCATGCAGGAAATGCTTTATCCTACCTCTTACATCAAGAGCCGTCACCTCGGAAAGGAATGTGCGCTCATCACTGATGGCCGCTTCTCGGGTGGTACTTCAGGCTTGAGTATCGGTCATATCAGTCCTGAGGCTGCTGCCGGTGGCAACATCGGTAAGATCAAGGATGGCGATATCATCGTTATCGATATTCCTAGCCGTTCTATCAACGTGAAGCTTTCTGATGAGGAGCTTGCAGCGCGCCCACAACAGCCTTTGAAGCGAAACCGTGTGGTTAGCAAGGCTTTGCGTGCCTACGCCCAGAGCGTAAGTTCTGCAGATAAGGGCGGTGTGAGAATCATCGACTAA
- a CDS encoding acyl-[acyl-carrier-protein] thioesterase: protein MKPELLSKVGRYEFLAEPFHCDFSSHLFMGHLGNHLLNAADFHSNDRGYGMNYLMPRHKTWVLSRLAVEMVEMPKSYDKFFVETWVESAMKYFTSRDFKICGKDEKVYGYGKSVWAMIDTETRQPVDIFEINDGLIKEYIETEKPCPIAASSRVKMSKEAKLVRTIDTYYNDVDVNGHINSVKYIEHILDLFDIDYYLTHFLQRFEIAYVAESHQGDKLKFYMEQVEDEEFCIKITKICRNDENEVEIVRSKLKFIKK from the coding sequence ATGAAACCAGAATTATTAAGTAAAGTAGGTCGCTATGAGTTTTTGGCAGAACCCTTCCATTGCGACTTTTCCAGTCATCTCTTCATGGGACACCTGGGCAATCATCTTTTGAACGCAGCCGATTTTCATAGCAACGACCGTGGCTATGGCATGAATTATCTGATGCCTCGCCACAAGACTTGGGTATTGAGCCGTCTTGCCGTAGAAATGGTAGAAATGCCAAAATCATACGATAAGTTCTTCGTGGAAACATGGGTAGAGAGTGCCATGAAGTATTTCACATCCCGTGATTTCAAGATTTGCGGAAAAGATGAGAAAGTGTATGGCTATGGCAAGAGTGTTTGGGCGATGATTGATACGGAGACCCGACAGCCTGTAGATATTTTTGAAATTAATGATGGCCTGATCAAGGAATATATCGAAACTGAAAAACCTTGTCCTATTGCTGCAAGTTCCAGAGTGAAGATGAGCAAGGAGGCAAAGCTGGTCCGCACCATCGATACCTATTATAATGATGTGGATGTAAACGGGCATATCAACTCCGTAAAGTACATCGAACACATCCTCGACCTCTTCGACATCGATTACTATTTGACACATTTCCTGCAAAGATTCGAGATAGCTTATGTTGCCGAGAGCCATCAGGGTGACAAATTGAAATTCTATATGGAGCAGGTAGAAGACGAAGAATTCTGCATAAAAATAACAAAAATATGCAGAAATGACGAAAATGAGGTAGAAATCGTAAGAAGTAAGCTAAAATTTATAAAAAAGTGA